One Trichoplusia ni isolate ovarian cell line Hi5 chromosome 6, tn1, whole genome shotgun sequence DNA segment encodes these proteins:
- the LOC113495044 gene encoding uncharacterized protein LOC113495044 isoform X3: MSNNKKESLKKTLGISEYPWSSDDEDNTNIQPAQEANAANSVRRQSSESRPSSRNNNNTAEMNGGHHSLNGGGQVSPTVARKQQNKLDRTLFWSIINTGRTSPPASSRYTDPNLPRSAPQLRSSSCRETRPAIAEHPAATADIQRILAFKKLTRSLQNFAHKPNHYLNPARRLSAGASSRTLFGSHFGDQTRRNNSSRSNLHRLPLTQYMRSRHHNGFFEEPEVSPSTSVSDVNEVLSVEDPQPSSSGIQFRSIQQRQNGSLDTTQTLPDHHYVNVDQSDDDVEAGQQSAPVADHSDENNADDENAEGTTPNTSAGGISLEEEIVEVDVAEETDAAPNADAEPDTADVNITTVNAATPNPEEAAETPRPPSLKRKRDSNDETAEPYSVHEFNQCKHLPILKIGRKHKFSMKVNTEQHDNWVIMALDEYFHLRVDVDIRTWGVIVYVAFIGPKRRAKNYTYEVLVQGQHNARSLKYSRATHSDLESSSLNVSRQDCFHLTLDQALNFLRFKNRHCEPDKFLDFDVEISKNQNANLQDSKDDSE; the protein is encoded by the exons ATGagtaataacaaaaaagaaagtctAAAGAAGACGCTGGGGATTTCGGAATACCCGTGGAGTTCAG aCGATGAAGATAATACCAATATACAACCAGCCCAAGAGGCGAATGCTGCAAATTCAGTACGAAGGCAATCTTCAGAGTCTCGACCGAGCAGtagaaataataacaatacagCTGAAATGAACGGTGGACATCATAGTCTCAATGGTG gtGGTCAGGTATCACCTACTGTAGCAAGAAAGCAGCAGAACAAACTGGATAGAACTCTGTTTTGGTCCATCATCAACACAGGAAGAACATCACCCCCTGCATCTTCTCG GTACACCGATCCAAATCTCCCACGGTCGGCACCACAACTGCGGTCCTCCAGTTGCCGCGAGACTCGACCCGCTATTGCCGAACATCCGGCCGCGACCGCAGACATACAACGCATCCTCGCTTTCAAGAAGTTAACCCGCAGTCTGCAAAACTTTGCACATAAACCTAACCACTATCTGAACCCCGCTCGCC GCTTGTCTGCGGGTGCAAGTTCGCGCACTTTATTTGGATCGCATTTTGGTGATCAGACAAGGCGGAATAACTCATCGCGGTCTAATCTGCACCGGCTACCTCTCACGCAGTATATGCGTTCCAGACACCATA aTGGTTTTTTTGAAGAGCCTGAGGTTTCTCCCAGTACGAGTGTTTCTGACGTCAATGAAGTCTTGAGCGTGGAAGATCCGCAGCCGTCATCGAGCGGCATCCAGTTCCGCTCTATACAGCAGCGGCAAAACGGGTCTCTGGACACCACTCAGACACTTCCGGATCATCATTACGTGAATGTTGACCAATCTGATGACG ACGTAGAAGCAGGACAACAGTCAGCTCCCGTTGCTGATCATAGTGATGAAAATAACGCTGACGACGAGAATGCTGAAg GAACGACCCCTAATACATCTGCTGGGGGCATCTCGCTTGAAGAAGAGATTGTGGAAGTGGATGTGGCCGAAGAGACCGACGCTGCTCCGAATGCTGACGCCGAGCCGGATACTGCCGACGTCAATATAACCACTGTCAATGCA GCTACTCCAAATCCTGAAGAGGCCGCGGAAACTCCAAGACCGCCGTCGCTGAAGCGAAAGAGAGATA GTAATGATGAAACCGCAGAACCGTACTCGGTGCACGAATTTAATCAG tgcaAACATCTGCCAATACTGAAAATTGGCAGGAAACACAAGTTTTCCATGAAAGTGAACACGGAGCAGCATGACAACTGGGTCATCATGGCGCTGGACGAGTACTTTCACCTGCGTGTCGACGTAGACATCCGCACGTGGGGCGTCATCGTCTACGTCGCCTTCATCGGTCCCAAGCGCAGGGCCAAGAATTACACTTACGAG GTGCTTGTACAAGGACAGCATAACGCAAGAAGTCTGAAGTACTCCCGAGCGACACACAGCGACCTCGAGAGCTCGTCACTCAACGTGAGCCGCCAGGACTGCTTCCACCTGACGCTCGACCAGGCACTCAACTTCCTTCGCTTCAAGAACCGTCATTGCGAACCCGACAAGTTCTTAGACTTCGATGTCGAGATTAGCAAAAACCAAAATGCCAACTTGCAGGATTCGAAAGATGATTCCGAATAA
- the LOC113495044 gene encoding uncharacterized protein LOC113495044 isoform X1, with product MSNNKKESLKKTLGISEYPWSSDDEDNTNIQPAQEANAANSVRRQSSESRPSSRNNNNTAEMNGGHHSLNGGGQVSPTVARKQQNKLDRTLFWSIINTGRTSPPASSRYTDPNLPRSAPQLRSSSCRETRPAIAEHPAATADIQRILAFKKLTRSLQNFAHKPNHYLNPARRLSAGASSRTLFGSHFGDQTRRNNSSRSNLHRLPLTQYMRSRHHNGFFEEPEVSPSTSVSDVNEVLSVEDPQPSSSGIQFRSIQQRQNGSLDTTQTLPDHHYVNVDQSDDDVEAGQQSAPVADHSDENNADDENAEGTTPNTSAGGISLEEEIVEVDVAEETDAAPNADAEPDTADVNITTVNAATPNPEEAAETPRPPSLKRKRDSNDETAEPYSVHEFNQSLLRLLECPVCLEWMEPPISQCRRGHLVCSRCRARLASCPVCRTTFSSVRNRAMEGVAEMLRYPCRHGCGREVRLRRRGPHEASCAARRYHCPAPPCARHPALQHHELALHFQCKHLPILKIGRKHKFSMKVNTEQHDNWVIMALDEYFHLRVDVDIRTWGVIVYVAFIGPKRRAKNYTYEVLVQGQHNARSLKYSRATHSDLESSSLNVSRQDCFHLTLDQALNFLRFKNRHCEPDKFLDFDVEISKNQNANLQDSKDDSE from the exons ATGagtaataacaaaaaagaaagtctAAAGAAGACGCTGGGGATTTCGGAATACCCGTGGAGTTCAG aCGATGAAGATAATACCAATATACAACCAGCCCAAGAGGCGAATGCTGCAAATTCAGTACGAAGGCAATCTTCAGAGTCTCGACCGAGCAGtagaaataataacaatacagCTGAAATGAACGGTGGACATCATAGTCTCAATGGTG gtGGTCAGGTATCACCTACTGTAGCAAGAAAGCAGCAGAACAAACTGGATAGAACTCTGTTTTGGTCCATCATCAACACAGGAAGAACATCACCCCCTGCATCTTCTCG GTACACCGATCCAAATCTCCCACGGTCGGCACCACAACTGCGGTCCTCCAGTTGCCGCGAGACTCGACCCGCTATTGCCGAACATCCGGCCGCGACCGCAGACATACAACGCATCCTCGCTTTCAAGAAGTTAACCCGCAGTCTGCAAAACTTTGCACATAAACCTAACCACTATCTGAACCCCGCTCGCC GCTTGTCTGCGGGTGCAAGTTCGCGCACTTTATTTGGATCGCATTTTGGTGATCAGACAAGGCGGAATAACTCATCGCGGTCTAATCTGCACCGGCTACCTCTCACGCAGTATATGCGTTCCAGACACCATA aTGGTTTTTTTGAAGAGCCTGAGGTTTCTCCCAGTACGAGTGTTTCTGACGTCAATGAAGTCTTGAGCGTGGAAGATCCGCAGCCGTCATCGAGCGGCATCCAGTTCCGCTCTATACAGCAGCGGCAAAACGGGTCTCTGGACACCACTCAGACACTTCCGGATCATCATTACGTGAATGTTGACCAATCTGATGACG ACGTAGAAGCAGGACAACAGTCAGCTCCCGTTGCTGATCATAGTGATGAAAATAACGCTGACGACGAGAATGCTGAAg GAACGACCCCTAATACATCTGCTGGGGGCATCTCGCTTGAAGAAGAGATTGTGGAAGTGGATGTGGCCGAAGAGACCGACGCTGCTCCGAATGCTGACGCCGAGCCGGATACTGCCGACGTCAATATAACCACTGTCAATGCA GCTACTCCAAATCCTGAAGAGGCCGCGGAAACTCCAAGACCGCCGTCGCTGAAGCGAAAGAGAGATA GTAATGATGAAACCGCAGAACCGTACTCGGTGCACGAATTTAATCAG AGTCTGCTGCGGCTGCTGGAGTGCCCGGTGTGCCTTGAGTGGATGGAGCCGCCCATCTCGCAGTGCCGGCGCGGCCACCTGGTCTGCAGCCGCTGCCGCGCGCGCCTCGCCTCCTGCCCCGTCTGCCGGACCACGTTCTCCTCCGTCAGGAACAGGGCCATGGAAGGG GTGGCGGAGATGCTGCGCTACCCGTGCCGGCACGGCTGCGGGCGCGAGGTGCGGCTGCGGCGGCGCGGCCCGCACGAGGCCAgctgcgccgcgcgccgctaCCACTGCCCCGCGCCGCCCTGCGCGCGCCACCCCGCGCTGCAGCACCACGAGCTCGCGCTCCACTTCCAG tgcaAACATCTGCCAATACTGAAAATTGGCAGGAAACACAAGTTTTCCATGAAAGTGAACACGGAGCAGCATGACAACTGGGTCATCATGGCGCTGGACGAGTACTTTCACCTGCGTGTCGACGTAGACATCCGCACGTGGGGCGTCATCGTCTACGTCGCCTTCATCGGTCCCAAGCGCAGGGCCAAGAATTACACTTACGAG GTGCTTGTACAAGGACAGCATAACGCAAGAAGTCTGAAGTACTCCCGAGCGACACACAGCGACCTCGAGAGCTCGTCACTCAACGTGAGCCGCCAGGACTGCTTCCACCTGACGCTCGACCAGGCACTCAACTTCCTTCGCTTCAAGAACCGTCATTGCGAACCCGACAAGTTCTTAGACTTCGATGTCGAGATTAGCAAAAACCAAAATGCCAACTTGCAGGATTCGAAAGATGATTCCGAATAA
- the LOC113495047 gene encoding importin-13 yields the protein MEYTEQNLAYAVSVFYNGEQNERAKAHAWLTAAQRVPEAWNFVWELLQPSKGTEVQFYAATTLHTKILRCWNEVPPESYDELKDKILQAVFTYSKGPKIVTNRLCISLAAFILQQGTVDLATILRPLSNVENTTLLLEVLTVIPEEYNSMTMGSALRVKNRIALQQACPAVLDDMLRCLQTVYNTEYTKEPPSEAVVQSWVTAATCACSWLTLGGEDAAEHAAGALPDRMPLCRALLAVVQLLYTWNSAVSDSPLDACEACLSAVRAAGGTAAAARHPAAAAQLLADLAALAAPLMARDNVPNSINEELISALITCCVALGECHAHTLVRAAESAEGAPARQLIELLLAAQAAPGHYPIHETRSNLAFGFWYTLQDEVLNVMDRTHDIHPVWRQVFSRLLTALVTKSEAPADHALSRDDLELLRCYRQDIADTVMYCYGILGEWCWTTVEAAFSAATTECGREAALHVFAALADAAPAQRDPPALLSLLQHALTVAHSSTNKRMLNTALDCLGGYASWVSTSGQSGELGRACVRAAGAALPRCPAAAALALRKLAADCSAPAAALAPDIVQAAQSSAGRSDAWVRRQLVAAAGAALAAAELDAAAPLLQGLAQTLRDELAEQATSERRVGAGAAGAVGAASCAAALLGALAPRAPLAAALFTTLAPALPPYAADPALVEPMFHILKQTVSSLIDDCMALVADIGQLIVAGFNTYPCASGLDVVKLVVLALGSEWAGARALLRASTGASLRALAPDPSARPDLTEGLFTLLQAITKKKPHFVDWLDDILADLVDLACNCVRMWEAGGARAACGWLGALAAQRPPALQPRAPALTAAALACIGGATPRNQIEPLAELLLALNRAAWREAELAGWLRAALAAPGFPTHHATDPHKHKFIAAVVKEKSSKRRLLETVQEFSLVCRGLVDTEYARQTLASKQLVA from the exons ATGGAGTATACGGAGCAGAATCTAGCATATGCGGTGTCGGTTTTTTATAACGGAGAACAGAATGAAAGGGCGAAGGCCCACGCCTGGCTTACAGCAGCGCAAAGGGTCCCTGAAGCTTGGAATTTCGTGTGGGAATTACTTCAACCAAGCAAG ggcACAGAAGTACAATTTTATGCTGCGACaacattacatacaaaaatcCTGCGATGCTGGAATGAGGTGCCACCAGAGAGCTATGATGAACTGAAAGACAAGATACTACAAGCTGTGTTTACTTATTCAAAAGGACCCAAGATTGTTACTAATAGATTATGTATTAGT cTTGCAGCATTTATCCTACAACAAGGCACTGTGGATTTGGCAACTATATTAAGACCATTATCAAATGTAGAAAATACAACACTGTTGTTAGAAGTACTAACTGTGATACCGGAAGAA TACAACAGCATGACGATGGGGTCAGCACTCCGTGTCAAGAACCGCATAGCACTCCAGCAGGCTTGTCCAGCGGTTTTGGATGACATGCTTCGATGTTTACAAACGGTATACAA TACGGAGTACACGAAAGAGCCTCCGTCGGAGGCGGTAGTCCAGTCGTGGGTGACGGCGGCGACGTGCGCGTGCAGCTGGCTGACGCTGGGCGGCGAGGACGCGGCCGAGCACGCGGCCGGCGCGCTCCCGGACCGCATGCCGCTGTGTCGCGCGCTGCTCGCCGTCGTGCAGCTGCTCTATAC TTGGAACTCGGCAGTGAGCGACAGTCCGCTGGACGCGTGCGAGGCGTGCCTGTCGGCGGTCCGCGCGGCGGGCGGCACGGCGGCGGCCGCGCGAcaccccgccgccgccgcgcagctGCTGGCCGACCTGGCCGCGCTCGCCGCGCCGCTCATGGCCAGAGATAATGTGCCTAATTCTATCAACGAG GAGCTGATATCAGCGCTGATCACATGCTGCGTGGCGCTGGGCGAGTGCCACGCGCACACGCTGGTGCGCGCCGCCGAGAGCGCGGAGGGCGCGCCCGCCCGCCAGCTCATAGAGCTGCTGCTGGCCGCGCAGGCCGCGCCCGGACACTACCCCATACACGAGACACGCTCCAACCTCGCCTTCGGGTTCTGGTATACGTTGCAG GACGAAGTACTGAACGTGATGGACCGGACGCACGACATCCACCCGGTGTGGCGGCAGGTGTTCTCGCGGCTGCTCACGGCGCTAGTCACCAAGTCTGAAGCGCCAGCGGACCACGCCCTCTCCCGGGACGATCTCGAACTGCTACGCTGTTACCGCCAGGACATCGCTGATACTGTG ATGTACTGCTACGGTATCCTCGGCGAGTGGTGTTGGACGACAGTAGAAGCTGCCTTCAGTGCAGCGACTACGGAGTGCGGGCGCGAAGCCGCACTGCACGTGTTCGCGGCGCTCGCGgacgctgcgcctgcgcagagGGATCCGCCCGCGCTACTATCGCTCTTACAACACGCTCTCACTGTGGCACACTCATCAACTAATAAAAGGATGCTGAACACAGCGCTTGATTGCCTTG GTGGCTACGCGTCATGGGTGAGCACGTCAGGCCAGAGCGGCGAGCTGGGCCGCGCGTGCGtgcgggcggcgggcgcggcgctccCGCGCTGccccgcggccgccgcgctggCGCTGCGCAAGCTGGCCGCCGACtgcagcgcgcccgccgccgcgctcgcgccaGACATCGTGCAGGCCGCGCAG AGCAGCGCGGGCCGGTCAGACGCGTGGGTGCGGCGGCAGCtggtggcggcggcgggcgcggcgctggcggccgCTGAGCTggacgccgccgcgccgctgctGCAGGGGCTGGCGCAGACGCTGCGGGACGAGCTGGCTGAACAG GCGACCAGCGAGCGTCGTGTGGGCGCGGGTGCAGCCGGCGCAGTGGGCGCGGCGTCGTGTGCGGCGGCCCTGCTGGGCGCGctggcgccgcgcgcgccgctgGCCGCCGCACTGTTCACCACACTAGCGCCCGCACTACCGCCCTATGCGGCAGACCCGGCGCTCGTAGAG CCAATGTTCCACATACTGAAGCAAACGGTGTCGTCTCTGATCGACGACTGCATGGCGCTAGTGGCGGACATCGGACAGCTGATCGTTGCTGGCTTCAACACTTACCCCTGCGCGTCTGGCCTGGACGTCGTTAAACTG GTGGTGCTAGCTCTGGGTAGCGAGTGGGCGGGCGCCCGCGCGTTACTACGAGCGAGTACTGGCGCTAGTCTACGAGCCCTAGCCCCGGATCCGTCCGCCCGCCCGGACCTTACTGAAGGACTGTTCACACTGCTGCAGGCCATTACCAAGAAGAAGCCACACTTTGTCGACTGGCTTGATGATATCTTGGCAGACCTTGTGGACTTAG CATGTAACTGCGTGCGCATGtgggaggcgggcggcgcgcgcgcggcgtgCGGCTGGCTGGGCGCGCTGGCGGCGCAGCGCCCGCCCGCGCTGCAGCCGCGCGCGCCCGCGCTcaccgccgccgcgctcgcctGCATCG GCGGCGCGACGCCCCGCAACCAGATCGAGCCGCTGGCGGAGCTGCTGCTGGCGCTGAACCGCGCGGCGTGGCGCGAGGCGGAGCTGGCGGGCTGGCTGcgcgccgcgctggccgcgcccgGCTTCCCCACGCACCACGCCACAGACCCGCACAAACATAAATTCATCGCCGCCGTCGTCAA GGAGAAAAGCAGTAAGCGTCGGTTATTAGAGACGGTTCAAGAGTTCTCTTTGGTGTGCCGCGGGCTCGTCGACACAGAGTACGCGCGGCAGACGCTCGCATCGAAGCAGCTAGTGGCGTGA
- the LOC113495045 gene encoding ruvB-like helicase 1, with protein MKIEEVKSTAKTQRISAHSHIKGLGLDENGVPIQMAAGLVGQESAREAAGLVVDMIRSKKMAGRALLFAGPPGTGKTAIALAIAQELGTKVPFCPMVGSEVYSTEIKKTEVLMENFRRAIGLRIRETKEVYEGEVTELTPVETENPAGGYGKTVSHVIIGLKTAKGTKQLKLDPTIYESLQKEKVEVGDVIYIEANSGAVKRQGRSDTFATEFDLEAEEYVPLPKGDVHKKKEVVQDVTLHDLDCANAKPQGGHDIMSMMGQLMKPRKTEITDKLRKEINKVVNKYIDQGIAELVPGVLFIDEVHMLDIETFTYLHRALESAIAPIVIFATNRGKCLIRGTEDIISPHGIPLDLLDRLLIIRTLPYNKAELLQILKLRAATEGIAIEDEALAALSEVGANSTLRYAAQLLSPAWLAARAGGAARIAPPHVSAVHALFLDAKSSARILTQHSDKYMK; from the exons ATGAAGATTGAGGAAGTAAAAAGTACCGCAAAAACCCAAAGAATATCTGCCCATAGCCACATAAAAGGCTTGGGCTTAGATGAAAATGGTGTACCTATTCAAATGGCAGCCGGTCTCGTGGGTCAGGAATCTGCAAGAGAG GCTGCCGGATTAGTTGTAGATATGATCAGAAGCAAAAAGATGGCAGGCCGAGCTTTGCTGTTTGCTGGGCCACCAGGAACGGGCAAAACTGCTATTGCACTAGCTATCGCTCAGGAATTAGGTACCAAA GTGCCATTTTGTCCCATGGTTGGAAGTGAAGTATACAGTACTGAGATTAAGAAAACTGAGGTCTTGATGGAGAATTTCCGACGTGCCATAGGCCTTCGTATTCGTGAGACCAAAGAGGTTTATGAAGGAGAGGTCACTGAGCTGACACCTGTTGAAACAGAGAATCCAGCTGGAg gaTATGGCAAGACAGTCTCTCATGTGATCATTGGACTTAAGACAGCTAAGGGCACAAAACAATTGAAGCTGGACCCCACCATATATGAGTCACTTCAGAAGGAGAAGGTGGAAGTAGGTGATGTTATCTACATTGAAGCTAACTCCGGAGCTGTAAAGAGACAGGGAAGAAGTGATACTTTTGCTACGGAGTTTGATCTTGAG GCAGAGGAATATGTTCCACTACCTAAAGGTGATGTTCACAAAAAGAAGGAGGTTGTGCAAGACGTAACCCTGCATGACCTTGACTGTGCCAATGCAAAGCCCCAGGGAGGACACGACATCATGTCGATGATGGGACAGCTCATGAAACCAAGGAAGACTGAGATCACTG ACAAACTAAGgaaagaaataaacaaagtagTCAACAAGTACATAGATCAGGGTATAGCTGAATTGGTGCCAGGTGTGCTGTTCATTGATGAG GTACACATGTTGGATATCGAAACGTTCACATACTTACACCGCGCCCTGGAATCCGCTATTGCTCCCATAGTTATTTTTGCTACCAATAGAGGCAAATGTCTAATCAG AGGCACTGAGGATATTATCTCCCCCCACGGCATCCCCTTAGATCTTCTAGATAGATTGCTGATCATCCGCACCTTGCCGTACAACAAAGCTGAGCTCCTACAG ATCCTGAAACTACGAGCGGCCACTGAAGGTATCGCTATTGAAGATGAGGCCCTAGCCGCTCTTTCAGAAGTAGGAGCGAACAGTACTCTAAG ATACGCGGCGCAGCTGCTGTCGCCCGCGTggctggcggcgcgcgcgggcggcgcggcccgCATCGCGCCGCCGCACGTGTCGGCCGTGCACGCGCTGTTCCTGGACGCCAAGTCCTCCGCGCGCATCCTCACGCAGCACTCCGACAAGTACATGAAGTAG
- the LOC113495044 gene encoding uncharacterized protein LOC113495044 isoform X2, whose protein sequence is MSNNKKESLKKTLGISEYPWSSDDEDNTNIQPAQEANAANSVRRQSSESRPSSRNNNNTAEMNGGHHSLNGGGQVSPTVARKQQNKLDRTLFWSIINTGRTSPPASSRYTDPNLPRSAPQLRSSSCRETRPAIAEHPAATADIQRILAFKKLTRSLQNFAHKPNHYLNPARRLSAGASSRTLFGSHFGDQTRRNNSSRSNLHRLPLTQYMRSRHHNGFFEEPEVSPSTSVSDVNEVLSVEDPQPSSSGIQFRSIQQRQNGSLDTTQTLPDHHYVNVDQSDDGTTPNTSAGGISLEEEIVEVDVAEETDAAPNADAEPDTADVNITTVNAATPNPEEAAETPRPPSLKRKRDSNDETAEPYSVHEFNQSLLRLLECPVCLEWMEPPISQCRRGHLVCSRCRARLASCPVCRTTFSSVRNRAMEGVAEMLRYPCRHGCGREVRLRRRGPHEASCAARRYHCPAPPCARHPALQHHELALHFQCKHLPILKIGRKHKFSMKVNTEQHDNWVIMALDEYFHLRVDVDIRTWGVIVYVAFIGPKRRAKNYTYEVLVQGQHNARSLKYSRATHSDLESSSLNVSRQDCFHLTLDQALNFLRFKNRHCEPDKFLDFDVEISKNQNANLQDSKDDSE, encoded by the exons ATGagtaataacaaaaaagaaagtctAAAGAAGACGCTGGGGATTTCGGAATACCCGTGGAGTTCAG aCGATGAAGATAATACCAATATACAACCAGCCCAAGAGGCGAATGCTGCAAATTCAGTACGAAGGCAATCTTCAGAGTCTCGACCGAGCAGtagaaataataacaatacagCTGAAATGAACGGTGGACATCATAGTCTCAATGGTG gtGGTCAGGTATCACCTACTGTAGCAAGAAAGCAGCAGAACAAACTGGATAGAACTCTGTTTTGGTCCATCATCAACACAGGAAGAACATCACCCCCTGCATCTTCTCG GTACACCGATCCAAATCTCCCACGGTCGGCACCACAACTGCGGTCCTCCAGTTGCCGCGAGACTCGACCCGCTATTGCCGAACATCCGGCCGCGACCGCAGACATACAACGCATCCTCGCTTTCAAGAAGTTAACCCGCAGTCTGCAAAACTTTGCACATAAACCTAACCACTATCTGAACCCCGCTCGCC GCTTGTCTGCGGGTGCAAGTTCGCGCACTTTATTTGGATCGCATTTTGGTGATCAGACAAGGCGGAATAACTCATCGCGGTCTAATCTGCACCGGCTACCTCTCACGCAGTATATGCGTTCCAGACACCATA aTGGTTTTTTTGAAGAGCCTGAGGTTTCTCCCAGTACGAGTGTTTCTGACGTCAATGAAGTCTTGAGCGTGGAAGATCCGCAGCCGTCATCGAGCGGCATCCAGTTCCGCTCTATACAGCAGCGGCAAAACGGGTCTCTGGACACCACTCAGACACTTCCGGATCATCATTACGTGAATGTTGACCAATCTGATGACG GAACGACCCCTAATACATCTGCTGGGGGCATCTCGCTTGAAGAAGAGATTGTGGAAGTGGATGTGGCCGAAGAGACCGACGCTGCTCCGAATGCTGACGCCGAGCCGGATACTGCCGACGTCAATATAACCACTGTCAATGCA GCTACTCCAAATCCTGAAGAGGCCGCGGAAACTCCAAGACCGCCGTCGCTGAAGCGAAAGAGAGATA GTAATGATGAAACCGCAGAACCGTACTCGGTGCACGAATTTAATCAG AGTCTGCTGCGGCTGCTGGAGTGCCCGGTGTGCCTTGAGTGGATGGAGCCGCCCATCTCGCAGTGCCGGCGCGGCCACCTGGTCTGCAGCCGCTGCCGCGCGCGCCTCGCCTCCTGCCCCGTCTGCCGGACCACGTTCTCCTCCGTCAGGAACAGGGCCATGGAAGGG GTGGCGGAGATGCTGCGCTACCCGTGCCGGCACGGCTGCGGGCGCGAGGTGCGGCTGCGGCGGCGCGGCCCGCACGAGGCCAgctgcgccgcgcgccgctaCCACTGCCCCGCGCCGCCCTGCGCGCGCCACCCCGCGCTGCAGCACCACGAGCTCGCGCTCCACTTCCAG tgcaAACATCTGCCAATACTGAAAATTGGCAGGAAACACAAGTTTTCCATGAAAGTGAACACGGAGCAGCATGACAACTGGGTCATCATGGCGCTGGACGAGTACTTTCACCTGCGTGTCGACGTAGACATCCGCACGTGGGGCGTCATCGTCTACGTCGCCTTCATCGGTCCCAAGCGCAGGGCCAAGAATTACACTTACGAG GTGCTTGTACAAGGACAGCATAACGCAAGAAGTCTGAAGTACTCCCGAGCGACACACAGCGACCTCGAGAGCTCGTCACTCAACGTGAGCCGCCAGGACTGCTTCCACCTGACGCTCGACCAGGCACTCAACTTCCTTCGCTTCAAGAACCGTCATTGCGAACCCGACAAGTTCTTAGACTTCGATGTCGAGATTAGCAAAAACCAAAATGCCAACTTGCAGGATTCGAAAGATGATTCCGAATAA